A section of the Akkermansia muciniphila genome encodes:
- the galE gene encoding UDP-glucose 4-epimerase GalE — protein MKVLVTGGAGYIGSHTVRQLVKIGADVTVLDNMVYGHIGALVDPEVKLVKGDLGDASVVYPLLMQGSFDAVIHFAAFINVGESVQNPLKYYMNNIARPLVLLGAMQAAGVKRFVFSSTCATYGVPTQIPIPETEKQDPINPYGSSKYMLEKVCQDCDRAWGLKSVFLRYFNASGCSEDGLIGEDHDPETHLIPNILLTLTGEKEYIEVFGTDYDTPDGTCIRDYIHVNDLADAHLRAVDYLMKGGSTECFNLGTGLGLSVREILETAEKVTGKKIPVRYGPRREGDPPRLIANPKKAKEILGWEAQCKDAGAIVETAWKWMTGPRKGHY, from the coding sequence ATGAAAGTACTTGTAACCGGCGGCGCCGGATATATTGGTTCCCACACAGTGCGCCAGCTCGTCAAAATCGGCGCTGACGTGACCGTGCTGGACAACATGGTGTACGGCCACATCGGGGCCCTTGTGGACCCGGAAGTGAAACTGGTCAAGGGAGACCTGGGAGACGCCTCCGTCGTGTATCCGCTCCTGATGCAGGGCAGCTTTGACGCCGTGATCCACTTCGCCGCCTTCATCAACGTGGGTGAATCCGTCCAGAATCCCCTGAAGTACTACATGAACAACATCGCCCGGCCCCTCGTCCTTCTGGGCGCCATGCAGGCCGCGGGCGTCAAGCGCTTCGTCTTCTCCTCCACCTGCGCCACCTACGGCGTTCCTACCCAGATTCCGATTCCGGAAACGGAAAAGCAGGATCCCATCAACCCTTACGGCAGCTCCAAGTACATGCTGGAAAAAGTCTGCCAGGACTGCGACCGCGCCTGGGGGCTGAAGAGCGTTTTCCTGCGTTATTTCAACGCTTCCGGCTGTAGTGAGGACGGCCTCATCGGTGAAGACCATGATCCGGAAACCCATCTTATCCCCAACATCCTGCTCACGCTGACCGGGGAAAAGGAATACATTGAAGTCTTCGGCACGGATTACGACACGCCGGACGGCACCTGCATCCGCGACTATATCCACGTTAATGACCTGGCGGACGCCCACCTGAGAGCAGTGGACTACCTGATGAAAGGCGGCTCCACGGAATGCTTTAACCTGGGAACCGGCCTGGGGCTTTCCGTCCGGGAAATCCTGGAAACGGCAGAAAAAGTCACCGGGAAGAAAATCCCCGTCCGTTACGGCCCCCGCCGTGAAGGCGATCCGCCCCGCCTGATCGCCAATCCGAAGAAGGCGAAAGAAATCCTCGGCTGGGAAGCCCAGTGCAAAGATGCCGGAGCCATTGTGGAGACCGCCTGGAAATGGATGACCGGTCCGCGCAAGGGCCATTATTGA
- the rsmA gene encoding 16S rRNA (adenine(1518)-N(6)/adenine(1519)-N(6))-dimethyltransferase RsmA has protein sequence MKPSEIRNVLEDHEVRPSKSLGQNFLTDENVARWIVDQLEIQPQDCVVEVGPGTGALTEHAAPLCRKLILVEFDSRLAEYQKERWAGDPHVEVHHADGATWDPRGLFAEAPVKFLGNLPYSAGGAILQNFLSRPSAVERAVVMLQKEFIDRILATPDDDAFGLLSLRIQKNWIPRALKTIPPEAFHPRPRIDSTVMLLTPRPVRDLPPYDDRLMDELMRKAFSQRRKQLKKQLPPSPPWEEVASTLGLSPSARAEELNLSQWVQLARAYDANPLRDVAQSGDELFDVVDGLNQMTGQGTRREIHEGNLLHRAVHMFLVNKHGAVLLQKRSMWKDRQPGKWDSSAAGHLDAGESYEEAAVRELKEELGVSGCELRKIADFDASESNGWEFIALYEGRYSGKVRFPAAEVDSVQWFTPEQIQAWVERRPQDFSPAFIPCWNAWLAANKKASS, from the coding sequence ATGAAACCATCCGAGATCAGGAATGTTCTGGAAGATCACGAAGTGCGCCCCAGCAAATCCCTGGGACAGAATTTTCTGACGGATGAAAATGTGGCCCGCTGGATTGTGGACCAGCTTGAGATTCAGCCGCAGGACTGCGTGGTGGAAGTGGGGCCCGGAACGGGCGCCCTGACGGAGCACGCCGCCCCCCTCTGCCGCAAGTTGATTCTGGTGGAATTCGACTCCCGCCTGGCGGAATACCAGAAAGAACGCTGGGCCGGAGACCCCCATGTGGAAGTCCACCATGCGGACGGCGCCACCTGGGACCCCCGGGGCTTGTTTGCGGAGGCTCCCGTCAAATTCCTGGGCAATCTCCCCTATTCCGCGGGCGGCGCCATACTTCAGAATTTCCTGTCCCGTCCCAGCGCGGTGGAACGTGCCGTGGTGATGCTCCAGAAGGAGTTCATTGACCGCATCCTGGCGACCCCGGATGATGACGCCTTCGGGCTGCTGTCCCTCCGCATCCAGAAAAACTGGATTCCCCGCGCCCTTAAGACCATTCCCCCGGAAGCGTTCCATCCCCGCCCCAGGATTGACTCCACGGTGATGCTGCTCACGCCGCGCCCCGTCCGCGATCTGCCGCCGTATGACGACCGGCTGATGGACGAGCTGATGCGCAAGGCTTTTTCCCAGCGGCGCAAGCAGTTGAAAAAACAGCTCCCCCCCTCCCCTCCCTGGGAGGAAGTGGCTTCAACCCTGGGGCTCTCCCCCTCCGCCAGGGCGGAGGAACTGAATTTGTCCCAGTGGGTGCAGCTGGCGCGGGCCTATGACGCCAACCCCCTCAGGGATGTGGCGCAGAGCGGTGATGAATTGTTTGACGTGGTGGACGGGCTCAACCAGATGACCGGGCAGGGAACGCGCCGGGAAATCCATGAAGGGAACCTTCTCCACCGTGCCGTGCACATGTTCCTGGTAAACAAGCATGGAGCCGTGCTGCTTCAGAAAAGGTCCATGTGGAAGGACAGGCAGCCGGGCAAGTGGGATTCTTCCGCAGCCGGGCATCTGGATGCCGGGGAAAGCTATGAGGAAGCCGCCGTGCGGGAGCTGAAGGAGGAACTGGGCGTCTCCGGCTGCGAACTGCGGAAAATCGCGGACTTTGACGCGAGTGAAAGCAACGGCTGGGAATTCATCGCCCTGTATGAGGGAAGATATTCCGGGAAGGTCCGTTTTCCCGCGGCGGAAGTGGACAGCGTGCAGTGGTTTACGCCGGAGCAAATACAGGCATGGGTGGAACGCCGCCCGCAGGACTTCTCCCCCGCGTTCATCCCGTGCTGGAATGCATGGCTGGCCGCGAACAAAAAGGCATCATCCTAA